A single region of the Sciurus carolinensis chromosome 16, mSciCar1.2, whole genome shotgun sequence genome encodes:
- the LOC124966072 gene encoding histo-blood group ABO system transferase 1-like has product MNHMQVVTVSRIVNYELNMLTPFKYDILVETPWMVPIVWEGTFNSELLHEHFQLQNVTIGLAVFAIKELLIFLKLFLETAEEYFMEGYRMKYYIFTDKPESVPLIQLKRGRQMVILEIQSHAHWQNLSMYRMERISTFSRLRFIREVDYLVCADVDIKFWNHVSVEILSSLFGTLHPGFIGRRRDSYDYERLPQSQAHIPVNEGDFYYTGAFFGGSVLEVYKLTKFCHQAMMVDQAHNIKSMWHDESYLNKYLLYHKPTKVLSPEYMWDKNLLKLPVFAKMDARRELVQKITKQSLKDKDF; this is encoded by the coding sequence ATGAACCACATGCAAGTTGTGACTGTATCAAGGATAGTGAATTACGAGTTAAACATGTTAACACCCTTTAAGTACGATATCCTTGTTGAGACTCCTTGGATGGTTCCCATTGTGTGGGAGGGGACCTTTAACAGTGAGCTACTACATGAGCACTTCCAGCTCCAGAATGTTACCATTGGATTAGCTGTGTTTGCTATCAAAGAACTCCTGATCTTCCTGAAGCTATTTCTGGAGACTGCGGAGGAATACTTCATGGAGGGATATAGGATGAAATACTACATCTTCACTGACAAACCAGAGAGTGTTCCACTCATCCAGCTCAAAAGAGGAAGGCAAATGGTCATCCTGGAGATCCAGAGTCACGCCCACTGGCAGAACCTCTCCATGTACCGCATGGAGAGAATCAGCACTTTTTCCAGGCTGCGCTTTATCAGGGAGGTGGATTACTTGGTGTGTGCAGATGTGGACATAAAATTTTGGAACCACGTGAGTGTGGAGATCCTCTCCTCCTTATTTGGCACCCTTCATCCTGGCTTCATTGGGCGCAGAAGGGACTCCTATGATTATGAACGCCTGCCTCAGTCACAAGCCCATATTCCTGTGAATGAGGGAGACTTTTACTACACAGGAGCCTTTTTTGGGGGGTCAGTGCTGGAAGTTTACAAGCTTACCAAGTTTTGTCACCAGGCAATGATGGTGGACCAAGCTCATAACATAAAGAGCATGTGGCATGATGAGAGCTATTTGAATAAGTACCTGCTTTACCACAAACCCACCAAGGTCCTCTCCCCTGAGTACATGTGGGATAAGAATCTATTGAAATTGCCTGTCTTTGCAAAAATGGATGCAAGAAGGGAACTGGTCCAAAAAATCACCAAGCAATCATTGAAGGATAAAGACTTCTAG
- the LOC124966073 gene encoding histo-blood group ABO system transferase-like, whose product MVKLLRTPHWQCCSVHLVTFLLLIALAVDFFGYDYLNLKSQNLRSRQAGASLAVREGCGPQAMELSRVVYPQPDVLKAPRPDVPVLTPWLAPIVWEGTFNFDLLDEHFQCQNVTIGLTVFAVKRYIYYLRMFLQTAEIHFMVGHRVNYYIFTDQPDNVPRILLQKGRQMVILKVQSYARWQDISMRRMETISIFSQERFHREVNYLVCVDVDMKFRDHVGVEILSSLFGTLHPAYYAINKQFFPYERNPQSQASILENEGDFYYTAAFFGGSVPEVYRLTNACHQAIMMDQANHIEAVWHDESHLNKYLLYHKPTKVLSPEYMCHTAEECIWFQNKRGLSTIVKRVRFVALQKNMSYVRTDEGSAQTGSAKGNGGQPYSFS is encoded by the coding sequence ATGGTCAAGCTGCTGAGGACACCGCACTGGCAGTGCTGCTCAGTGCATCTGGTGACTTTTCTTCTCCTAATCGCTCTTGCCGTGGACTTCTTTGGTTATGATTACTTGAACCTGAAGAGCCAGAATCTTCGAAGCAGGCAAGCTGGGGCAAGCCTGGCAGTTAGAGAAGGTTGTGGCCCACAAGCCATGGAATTATCAAGAGTGGTATATCCACAGCCAGATGTGCTAAAAGCCCCTAGGCCAGATGTCCCTGTTTTGACCCCTTGGCTTGCCCCCATTGTGTGGGAGGGAACTTTCAACTTTGACCTGTTGGATGAACATTTCCAATGTCAGAATGTTACCATTGGGTTAACTGTGTTTGCAGTAAAAAGATACATATACTACTTGAGGATGTTCCTGCAGACTGCAGAGATACACTTCATGGTGGGTCACAGGGTGAACTACTACATCTTCACTGACCAACCTGACAATGTTCCTCGAATCCTGCTCCAGAAAGGAAGGCAGATGGTCATCCTCAAAGTCCAGAGCTATGCCCGCTGGCAGGACATCTCCATGCGCCGCATGGAAACCATCAGCATTTTTTCTCAGGAGCGCTTCCACAGAGAGGTGAATTATCTTGTCTGTGTAGATGTGGACATGAAGTTCAGGGACCACGTGGGCGTGGAGATCCTCTCCTCCTTGTTTGGCACTCTTCATCCTGCCTACTATGCGATCAACAAGCAGTTCTTCCCCTATGAACGCAACCCTCAGTCACAGGCCTCTATCCTAGAGAATGAAGGGGACTTCTATTATACAGCGGCCTTTTTTGGGGGTTCTGTGCCAGAGGTTTATAGGCTCACCAATGCCTGTCACCAGGCCATAATGATGGATCAAGCCAATCACATCGAGGCCGTGTGGCATGACGAGAGCCACTTGAACAAGTACCTGCTTTACCACAAACCCACCAAAGTCCTCTCCCCAGAGTACATGTGTCACACAGCAGAGGAATGCATATGGTTTCAGAACAAGCGGGGCTTGTCCACCATCGTAAAACGGGTGAGGTTTGTGGCCTTGCAAAAGAATATGAGTTACGTTAGGACTGATGAGGGAAGCGCTCAGACAGGTTCAGCGAAAGGTAACGGTGGTCAGCCCTACTCTTTCTCCTAG